The following proteins are encoded in a genomic region of Bradyrhizobium sp. SK17:
- a CDS encoding LysR family transcriptional regulator, with protein MINNLKLRQLRLLVALDSERKLQLAAERLNITQSAASKMLAEIEAVARVPLFERTARGVEPTAYGTILIRGGRSVLADLDRVTNEFAGYRSGELGTVSVGTVAKPSIDLVVDVMQYLGEKLHRVNISLDVSTSPPLITRLLALELDFVVARIPVGVDPAQFDYHEIGAEQAGLLVRAEHPLANLENVNLEDTVDLQWISQPRESFMRQALERLFYSRGIAPPQRMINTESFSASIGIAAGIDAIVPVPLLIVDLLDPQRFKMLRIRDQLMLESYGLIKLRKRALSPAAKLVFDAMMRFGVTSSRPPAESETA; from the coding sequence GTGATCAATAATCTGAAATTGCGCCAGTTGCGTCTGCTGGTGGCCCTCGACAGCGAGCGCAAGCTGCAACTGGCAGCCGAGCGCCTGAACATCACCCAGTCGGCGGCGTCGAAGATGCTGGCCGAGATCGAAGCCGTGGCGCGGGTTCCGCTGTTTGAACGGACGGCGCGCGGCGTCGAGCCGACGGCCTATGGCACCATCCTGATCCGTGGCGGCAGGAGCGTGCTCGCGGACCTCGACCGGGTCACCAATGAATTCGCCGGCTACAGGTCCGGTGAGCTTGGAACAGTTTCGGTCGGAACGGTCGCAAAGCCCAGCATCGATCTTGTCGTCGACGTCATGCAGTATCTCGGCGAGAAGCTGCACCGGGTGAACATTTCACTCGATGTCAGCACCAGTCCGCCGTTGATCACGCGCCTTCTCGCGCTCGAACTCGATTTCGTCGTCGCGCGAATTCCGGTCGGCGTCGATCCCGCGCAGTTTGACTATCACGAGATCGGGGCCGAGCAGGCCGGCCTGCTGGTTCGCGCCGAGCATCCGTTGGCGAATCTCGAGAACGTCAATCTGGAGGACACGGTGGACCTGCAATGGATTTCGCAGCCGCGGGAATCCTTCATGCGCCAGGCGCTCGAGCGGCTGTTCTACAGCCGGGGCATCGCGCCGCCGCAGCGCATGATCAACACCGAGTCCTTCTCCGCCTCGATCGGGATTGCGGCGGGGATCGATGCGATCGTGCCGGTACCGTTGCTGATTGTCGACCTGCTCGATCCGCAGCGCTTCAAGATGCTCCGCATCCGCGATCAGCTGATGCTCGAGAGCTACGGGCTGATCAAGCTGCGCAAGCGCGCATTGTCGCCGGCCGCGAAGCTGGTGTTCGATGCGATGATGCGGTTCGGCGTGACGAGCAGCCGGCCGCCCGCCGAAAGCGAAACGGCGTAG
- a CDS encoding polysaccharide biosynthesis/export family protein, translated as MRDLRAPIVCLIAALALSGCMGRTSPVAGDPGPDSFGQPFAVPVAYAEPAPPREAYNLGPGDKLRVVVYGQEGLTNSYAIDAAGTITMPLIGSVPARGRTPAGLAAEISARLRKGFIREPSVAVEIESYRPFFILGEVQAPGQYPYVPNMTVESAVAIAGGFSPRARRDAVTVTHTDASGAGRFVAPLGTPIGPGDTVFVGERWF; from the coding sequence ATGCGCGACCTGCGCGCTCCCATTGTTTGTCTGATTGCTGCGCTCGCGCTGTCGGGCTGCATGGGCCGGACCTCGCCGGTCGCCGGCGACCCAGGTCCCGACTCGTTTGGCCAGCCCTTTGCCGTGCCGGTGGCCTATGCCGAGCCGGCGCCGCCGCGCGAGGCCTACAATCTCGGCCCCGGCGACAAGCTCCGCGTCGTGGTCTATGGCCAGGAAGGCCTGACCAACTCCTATGCGATCGACGCCGCCGGCACGATCACCATGCCACTGATCGGTTCGGTGCCGGCACGCGGCCGCACCCCGGCCGGGCTCGCCGCCGAGATCTCAGCACGCCTACGAAAAGGCTTCATCCGCGAGCCTTCGGTTGCCGTCGAGATCGAATCCTACCGTCCCTTCTTCATCCTTGGCGAAGTGCAGGCTCCCGGCCAGTATCCCTACGTGCCCAACATGACGGTCGAGAGCGCCGTGGCGATCGCCGGCGGCTTCTCGCCGCGCGCCAGGCGCGATGCCGTCACGGTCACCCACACCGACGCGTCGGGCGCAGGCCGCTTTGTCGCGCCGCTCGGCACGCCGATCGGGCCCGGTGACACCGTATTCGTCGGCGAGCGCTGGTTCTGA
- a CDS encoding undecaprenyl-phosphate glucose phosphotransferase: MEPFNARSMLDAAASATAAQPQVERRRRLSPAALAVANQKVRSAYSPVVIAGVVRLADFVLLSLVGVGLYFAYVHPLTGIHWGYIVSILGMSAAAVVCFQAADIYQVQVFRGQLRQMTRMISSWTFVFLLFIGASFLAKLGGEVSRVWLSSFFCVGLAVLIIERLLLRSMVRAWAHDGRLDRRTIIVGADQNGEQLIEALNAEDDSDIHVLGVFDDRNDSRAMDTCAGSPKLGKVDDIIEFARRTRIDLVLFALPISAETRILEMLKKLWVLPVDIRLSAHTNKLRFRPRSYSYIGSVPTLDVFEAPITDWDLVLKWLFDRVVGGLALIAALPVMGLVALAVKLDSPGPVLFRQKRFGFNNERIDVYKFRSLYHHQADPTAAKVVTKNDPRVTRVGRFIRKTSLDELPQLLNVVLKGNLSLVGPRPHAVQSKLQNQLFDEAVDGYFARHRVKPGITGWAQINGWRGEVDTDEKIQKRVEYDLYYIENWSVLFDFYILLKTPFSLLTKNENAY, from the coding sequence GTGGAACCGTTTAACGCACGCTCGATGCTGGATGCCGCTGCGTCTGCAACGGCCGCCCAGCCGCAGGTCGAACGGCGCCGGCGCCTGTCGCCCGCCGCGCTCGCCGTCGCCAACCAGAAGGTTCGCAGCGCCTATTCGCCGGTCGTGATCGCCGGCGTGGTCCGCCTGGCCGATTTCGTGCTGCTCAGCCTCGTCGGCGTCGGACTTTACTTTGCCTATGTCCACCCGCTCACCGGCATCCACTGGGGATACATCGTCTCGATCCTCGGCATGTCGGCCGCGGCCGTGGTCTGCTTCCAGGCGGCCGACATCTACCAGGTGCAGGTGTTCCGCGGCCAGCTCCGCCAGATGACGCGGATGATCTCGTCCTGGACATTCGTGTTCCTGCTGTTCATCGGCGCTTCCTTCCTGGCCAAACTCGGCGGCGAGGTGTCGCGCGTCTGGCTGTCGTCGTTCTTCTGCGTCGGCCTCGCCGTCCTGATCATCGAGCGGCTGCTGCTGCGATCGATGGTGCGCGCCTGGGCGCATGACGGCCGGCTCGACCGCCGCACCATCATCGTCGGCGCCGACCAGAACGGCGAGCAGCTCATCGAGGCACTGAACGCCGAGGATGATTCCGACATCCACGTACTCGGCGTGTTCGACGACCGCAATGACAGCCGCGCCATGGACACCTGCGCCGGATCGCCGAAGCTCGGCAAGGTCGACGACATCATCGAGTTTGCCCGCCGCACCCGCATCGACCTCGTGCTGTTCGCGCTGCCGATCTCGGCGGAGACCCGCATCCTGGAAATGCTGAAGAAGCTCTGGGTGCTGCCGGTCGACATCCGGTTGTCGGCGCATACCAACAAGCTGCGCTTCCGCCCCCGCTCCTACTCCTATATCGGCAGCGTCCCGACCCTCGACGTCTTCGAGGCGCCGATCACCGACTGGGACCTGGTGTTGAAATGGCTGTTCGACCGCGTGGTCGGCGGCCTGGCGCTGATCGCCGCGCTGCCGGTGATGGGGCTGGTGGCGCTCGCGGTGAAGCTCGACAGCCCGGGCCCGGTGCTGTTTCGGCAGAAGCGTTTCGGCTTCAACAATGAGCGGATCGACGTCTACAAGTTTCGCTCGCTGTACCATCATCAAGCCGATCCCACGGCCGCCAAGGTCGTGACCAAGAACGATCCGCGCGTCACCCGCGTCGGCCGCTTCATCCGCAAAACCTCGCTCGACGAGTTGCCGCAGTTGCTCAATGTCGTACTGAAGGGCAACCTGTCCCTCGTCGGCCCGCGTCCGCACGCCGTGCAGAGCAAGCTGCAAAATCAACTGTTCGACGAGGCGGTCGACGGCTACTTCGCGCGCCACCGCGTCAAGCCCGGCATCACCGGCTGGGCGCAGATCAACGGCTGGCGCGGCGAGGTCGACACCGACGAGAAGATCCAGAAGCGCGTCGAATACGATCTGTACTACATCGAGAATTGGTCGGTGCTGTTCGACTTCTACATTCTGCTCAAGACGCCGTTCTCGCTGCTGACCAAGAACGAGAACGCGTACTGA
- a CDS encoding exopolysaccharide transport family protein — MRFEFWRRGKEKAVVQRALPKSAPAADPAVVQPALPISMPDRPARPSEAADLDLHVLGRALARKRGWIIVPTVLVFALSLAAVNVVTPRYKSEARILIDNRENAFLRPNGERDLERTSLDAEAVTSQVQLVMSRDLARDIIKKNKLAERPEFDPVLRGFSPLKSLLALFGIGRDPFSLTPEERVLDAYYERFQAYAVDKSRVIVVEFQSQDPELAARVANSIADGYLVLQQAARQDQAKSASTWLLGEIDKLRTKVADADSRVEEFRSKSSLFVGTNNIPLSNQQMGELNTQLNNARALKADAETKARLIREMLQSGKPIEASEVLNSELIRRMAEQRGTLRAQLAEQSSTLLDNHPRIKELKAQIADLDRQLREEAGKISRSLDNDARVADGRVQALQASLDQSKKQASSSNSQDVQLRGLEREAKAQRDLLEAYLAKYREATARENIEAAPTDGRIISRATVSNTPAYPKKLPIVLIATLATLLLSAGIIITGELLRISAPGAVGRAFAPATAVIRRREPVMEAATVEAPALAPTLPPEPEFASSVASALPPEPELPLEPAFAPEPVMNEPEPVLARTVDEIDVLAERLVAAGPAAHKVTVLGPAAAESVTLTTLTLARLMARQAKVVVVDLVASSPVLTSATVDPAAPGLAELMQGEATFAQIITKDRQSRVQIVSAGRPGFDRSHLQSPRLVLAIDALLRVYDHVLLDAGSAVDLPAELLTTKAQAVVVPDAAMAQDARHQMVDQLRAVGFSEVTMLSKPCAPSEMAAPGPRVVAA, encoded by the coding sequence ATGCGTTTTGAATTCTGGCGTCGAGGCAAGGAAAAGGCTGTCGTGCAGCGGGCGCTGCCGAAGTCCGCGCCCGCTGCCGACCCGGCTGTTGTGCAGCCGGCATTGCCGATATCGATGCCCGACCGGCCGGCGCGCCCATCCGAGGCGGCCGATCTCGACTTGCACGTGCTCGGCCGCGCGCTGGCGCGCAAGCGCGGCTGGATCATCGTGCCGACCGTGCTCGTGTTCGCGTTGTCGCTTGCCGCCGTCAATGTCGTGACGCCGCGCTACAAGTCCGAAGCGCGAATCCTGATCGATAATCGCGAGAACGCCTTCCTTCGCCCGAACGGCGAGCGCGACCTCGAGCGCACCTCGCTCGATGCCGAGGCTGTCACCAGCCAGGTGCAACTGGTGATGTCCCGTGATCTCGCGCGCGACATCATCAAGAAGAACAAGCTCGCCGAGCGTCCGGAGTTCGATCCGGTGCTGCGCGGCTTCTCGCCGCTGAAATCGCTGCTGGCGCTGTTCGGCATCGGCCGCGATCCGTTCAGCCTGACGCCGGAAGAGCGCGTGCTCGATGCCTATTACGAGCGCTTCCAGGCCTATGCCGTCGACAAGTCGCGCGTCATCGTGGTGGAATTCCAGTCGCAAGATCCCGAGCTCGCCGCGCGTGTCGCCAACTCGATCGCCGACGGCTATCTGGTTTTGCAGCAGGCCGCGCGGCAGGACCAGGCCAAGTCCGCCAGCACCTGGCTGCTCGGCGAGATCGACAAGCTGCGTACAAAGGTCGCGGACGCCGATTCGCGGGTCGAGGAATTCCGCTCGAAGTCGAGCCTGTTCGTCGGCACCAACAACATTCCGTTGTCGAACCAGCAAATGGGTGAGTTGAATACGCAGCTCAACAACGCTCGTGCGCTGAAAGCCGACGCCGAGACCAAGGCGCGGCTGATCCGCGAGATGCTTCAGAGCGGCAAGCCGATCGAGGCTTCGGAAGTGCTCAACTCCGAGCTGATCCGCCGCATGGCCGAGCAGCGCGGCACGTTGCGTGCGCAGCTCGCCGAGCAGTCGTCGACGCTGCTCGACAACCATCCGCGCATCAAGGAATTGAAGGCGCAGATCGCCGACCTCGACCGGCAATTGCGCGAAGAGGCCGGCAAGATCTCGCGCTCGCTCGACAATGATGCAAGGGTCGCCGATGGTCGCGTCCAGGCACTGCAGGCGAGCCTCGACCAGTCGAAGAAGCAGGCCTCGTCGAGTAACAGCCAGGACGTGCAACTGCGCGGGCTGGAGCGAGAGGCCAAGGCGCAGCGTGACCTGCTCGAAGCCTATCTGGCGAAGTACCGCGAAGCGACTGCGCGCGAGAACATCGAAGCCGCGCCGACCGATGGCCGCATCATCTCGCGCGCCACGGTGTCGAACACGCCGGCCTATCCGAAGAAGCTGCCGATCGTGCTGATCGCGACGCTCGCAACGCTGCTGCTGTCAGCCGGCATCATCATCACCGGCGAACTGTTGCGCATCTCGGCGCCCGGCGCGGTGGGCCGTGCCTTCGCGCCGGCGACTGCCGTGATCAGGCGCCGCGAGCCGGTCATGGAGGCCGCAACCGTGGAGGCGCCGGCGCTGGCGCCGACACTGCCGCCTGAACCCGAGTTCGCATCATCGGTCGCGTCGGCACTGCCGCCGGAGCCCGAGTTGCCGCTGGAGCCGGCGTTCGCACCTGAGCCAGTCATGAACGAGCCGGAGCCCGTGCTGGCCCGGACCGTCGACGAGATCGATGTGCTCGCCGAGCGCCTCGTCGCAGCGGGTCCCGCCGCCCACAAGGTCACGGTGCTCGGTCCGGCTGCGGCCGAGAGCGTGACGCTGACCACGCTGACGCTGGCGCGTCTGATGGCGCGGCAGGCCAAGGTCGTGGTGGTCGATCTGGTCGCGTCCTCGCCGGTGCTGACCTCGGCCACGGTTGATCCGGCCGCGCCGGGCCTTGCCGAATTGATGCAGGGCGAGGCGACGTTCGCGCAGATCATCACCAAGGACCGGCAGTCGCGGGTTCAGATCGTCAGCGCCGGGCGCCCGGGCTTCGATCGCTCCCACCTGCAATCGCCGCGGCTGGTCCTTGCGATCGACGCGCTGCTGCGGGTCTATGACCACGTGCTGCTCGACGCCGGCTCGGCCGTCGACCTGCCGGCCGAACTGCTGACCACGAAGGCGCAGGCCGTCGTCGTGCCGGATGCCGCCATGGCGCAGGACGCGCGCCATCAGATGGTCGATCAGCTCAGGGCCGTCGGCTTCTCCGAGGTGACGATGCTGAGCAAGCCCTGCGCGCCGTCTGAAATGGCCGCGCCGGGCCCGCGGGTCGTGGCCGCCTGA
- a CDS encoding MFS transporter, which yields MGTMSDDVEKRAIGKMMRRLIPFLILCYFVAYLDRVNVGFAKLHMNTALGLSEAAYGLGAGLFFVGYFFFEVPSNILLERFGARRWIARIMISWGIVSAAFAFIPQMSAATGFSSEWIFYFLRLLLGACEAGFFPGIIFYLTLWFPTIYRARVISLFMLAIPISSIIGAPISGLLLNLSGAGLTGWQWLFICEALPSVLVGFAVLVFLPDFPRQATWLEPDEIKWVQNTLEFERERKESVEHISVLQSLTDSRVLACALVYFCLNAASYGVAFFLPTIIKAFGVTDTQTGLIAALPFVFGAIGMVLLGRHSDKTGERRYHVAGALVLAAVGIGLAGLVSSPVLIVGLLCIAQIGVSAVPPMFWPMPASILSGASAAAGIAAINSLGNLSGFAGPFAMGYLKDLTGGFTAGLLLLAVVGLIGALVTIKLRIDPVLERSMRQPMLAH from the coding sequence ATGGGAACGATGAGCGACGATGTCGAGAAGCGCGCGATCGGAAAGATGATGCGGCGGCTGATTCCGTTCCTCATCCTGTGTTACTTCGTCGCCTATCTCGATCGCGTCAATGTCGGCTTCGCCAAGCTTCACATGAACACGGCGCTCGGCCTCAGCGAGGCCGCCTATGGGCTCGGCGCCGGGCTGTTCTTCGTCGGCTACTTCTTCTTCGAAGTGCCCTCCAACATTCTGCTGGAACGGTTCGGCGCGCGGCGCTGGATCGCCCGCATCATGATCAGTTGGGGCATCGTCTCGGCCGCGTTCGCCTTCATCCCGCAGATGTCGGCGGCAACCGGCTTCTCGAGCGAATGGATCTTCTACTTCCTGCGCCTGCTGCTCGGCGCCTGCGAGGCCGGTTTCTTCCCCGGCATCATCTTCTATCTGACGCTCTGGTTCCCGACGATCTACCGCGCCCGCGTCATCAGCCTGTTCATGCTCGCGATCCCGATCTCGAGCATCATCGGGGCGCCGATCTCGGGCCTGCTGCTCAATCTGTCCGGCGCCGGCCTGACCGGATGGCAATGGCTGTTCATCTGCGAGGCGCTGCCGTCGGTGCTGGTCGGATTTGCGGTCCTGGTCTTCCTGCCGGACTTCCCGCGCCAGGCGACCTGGCTCGAGCCCGACGAGATCAAGTGGGTTCAGAACACCCTCGAGTTCGAGCGGGAGCGAAAGGAATCCGTTGAGCACATCTCGGTGCTGCAATCACTGACCGACTCGCGGGTGCTCGCCTGCGCGCTGGTGTATTTCTGCCTGAACGCGGCAAGCTACGGCGTTGCCTTCTTCCTGCCGACCATCATCAAGGCGTTCGGCGTCACCGACACCCAGACCGGCCTGATCGCGGCCCTGCCCTTCGTATTCGGCGCGATCGGCATGGTGCTACTCGGTCGCCATTCCGACAAGACCGGCGAACGGCGCTACCATGTTGCAGGCGCGCTGGTGCTCGCCGCCGTCGGCATCGGCCTTGCCGGCCTCGTGTCGAGCCCGGTGCTGATCGTCGGCCTGCTGTGCATCGCGCAGATCGGTGTCTCGGCGGTGCCGCCGATGTTCTGGCCGATGCCGGCCAGCATCCTGAGCGGTGCTTCGGCGGCGGCCGGCATTGCCGCGATCAACTCGCTCGGCAATCTCTCCGGCTTCGCCGGTCCGTTCGCGATGGGCTATCTGAAGGACCTGACCGGTGGTTTCACCGCGGGGCTGCTGCTGCTCGCCGTCGTCGGACTGATCGGCGCGCTGGTGACGATCAAACTGCGGATCGATCCGGTGCTCGAGCGATCGATGCGCCAGCCGATGCTGGCGCACTGA
- a CDS encoding glycosyltransferase family 4 protein: MAQDQNQDQPLRILHVVRAPVGGIIRHILDVANGQIERGHHVGIVADSLTGGARADAVLAEIEPRLKLGVRRVAIRREPRFADFAVWAQIAGLIRQLKPDVVHGHGAKAGAYVRLRRRSNKVIRVYTPHGGSLHYPLDTLKGRFYSQLERTLMNSTDLFLFESAFARDTYQRTVGKPAGLVRCVFNGVTSEEFEPITRADDATDVVYVGEFRRIKGADLLIDAVARLHADGKPVTLTLGGDGEEFERLKEQVKRLSLGDAVRFIGHVKARYGFSKGSLLVVPSRGDSMPYVVIEAAAAGVPMIAANVGGIPEIFDTHTDALFAPSNVAAMADAIKTALDNPAATAARAARLRERISEHFSQSAMVEGVLAGYRDAFAKR, translated from the coding sequence ATGGCGCAGGATCAAAATCAGGACCAGCCGCTGCGCATCCTGCATGTCGTCCGCGCCCCGGTCGGCGGCATCATTCGTCACATCCTCGATGTCGCCAACGGCCAGATCGAACGCGGCCATCATGTCGGCATCGTCGCTGACAGCCTGACCGGCGGTGCGCGTGCCGATGCGGTGCTGGCCGAGATCGAGCCGCGCCTGAAGCTCGGCGTCCGCCGCGTGGCGATCCGCCGCGAGCCGCGCTTTGCCGACTTCGCGGTCTGGGCTCAGATCGCCGGCCTGATCCGGCAACTGAAACCCGACGTCGTGCACGGCCATGGCGCCAAGGCCGGCGCCTATGTCCGGCTGCGCCGGCGGTCGAACAAGGTGATCCGGGTCTACACCCCGCATGGCGGCTCGCTGCACTATCCGCTCGACACTCTGAAGGGGCGCTTCTACAGCCAGCTCGAGCGCACGCTGATGAACAGCACCGACCTGTTCCTGTTCGAGAGCGCGTTCGCGCGCGACACCTATCAGCGCACCGTGGGCAAGCCCGCGGGCCTCGTGCGCTGCGTCTTCAACGGCGTCACGTCGGAGGAATTCGAGCCGATCACCAGGGCGGACGATGCCACCGACGTGGTTTATGTCGGCGAGTTCCGGCGCATCAAGGGCGCCGACCTCCTGATCGATGCGGTTGCGAGGCTGCACGCCGACGGCAAACCTGTGACGCTGACGCTCGGCGGCGACGGCGAGGAATTCGAGCGGCTCAAGGAACAGGTGAAGCGGCTGTCGCTCGGCGACGCCGTGCGCTTCATCGGTCACGTCAAGGCACGCTACGGCTTCTCCAAGGGCAGCCTGCTGGTCGTTCCCTCGCGCGGCGATTCGATGCCTTACGTGGTGATCGAGGCGGCTGCCGCCGGCGTTCCGATGATCGCCGCCAATGTCGGCGGCATCCCGGAAATCTTCGACACCCACACCGACGCCCTGTTCGCGCCCAGCAATGTCGCCGCCATGGCCGACGCGATCAAGACAGCGCTCGACAACCCCGCCGCGACCGCGGCGCGCGCAGCGAGATTGCGCGAGCGGATATCCGAACATTTCTCACAGAGCGCGATGGTCGAGGGCGTGCTGGCGGGCTATCGCGACGCGTTTGCCAAACGTTAA